The following proteins are encoded in a genomic region of Haloarcula marina:
- a CDS encoding competence/damage-inducible protein A: MRVAVVTVGDELLAGETVNTNAAWLGRQLADRGVTVERTTVVPDRTADIARVVNEYHADYDAVIVTGGLGPTHDDVTIDGVAAAFGRQVVESEDAIAWLEEHGGYTRDDLTEGTGHVPEGSRVLPNHEGVAPGCVVEDCYVFPGVPGEMKRMFEEVADEFSGERRHVVTVDAAEPESALLDRLAEVQDRFPVKVGSYPGEYVTVRFESADESVAEDAAAWLRERVERPDEG, translated from the coding sequence ATGCGCGTCGCGGTGGTCACCGTCGGAGACGAACTGCTCGCCGGAGAGACGGTCAACACGAACGCCGCGTGGCTCGGTCGACAGTTGGCCGACCGGGGCGTGACCGTCGAACGAACGACGGTCGTTCCCGACCGGACCGCCGACATCGCACGGGTCGTCAACGAGTACCACGCCGACTACGACGCCGTCATCGTCACCGGCGGCCTCGGCCCGACTCACGACGACGTGACTATCGACGGCGTCGCCGCCGCGTTCGGCCGACAGGTCGTCGAGAGCGAGGACGCAATCGCGTGGCTCGAAGAACACGGCGGCTACACGCGCGACGACCTGACCGAGGGGACGGGTCACGTTCCGGAGGGAAGCCGCGTGCTCCCGAACCACGAGGGCGTCGCGCCGGGATGCGTCGTCGAGGACTGTTACGTGTTCCCGGGCGTTCCGGGCGAGATGAAGCGGATGTTCGAGGAAGTGGCCGACGAGTTCAGCGGCGAGCGACGACATGTCGTCACGGTCGACGCCGCGGAACCCGAGTCGGCGCTGCTCGACAGGCTTGCGGAGGTGCAAGACCGATTCCCGGTCAAGGTCGGGAGCTACCCCGGCGAGTACGTCACAGTGCGATTCGAGAGCGCGGACGAGTCGGTCGCCGAAGACGCGGCCGCGTGGCTCCGCGAACGCGTCGAACGGCCGGACGAGGGCTGA
- a CDS encoding DUF5803 family protein — translation MSRRYLALLGVVALLALSGCTGLFGPQEADPGRLNENASYDWDSDADASIVLDRSSYRAVYDIRNNSTFVVYDRDGLGREQNVPIRALRFRYENGTVISAANSSLTATQGGSQTTIVFPDNVTGQVAYSAPRNGKSYATPAHLGDATYTVTLPPGARVGIPLLSQVSPGSYETSVDDSTNRMTVRWSEPVTARQIQVRYYLERDLLIFGGLVLVAVLVGGGGSLYYYRQLQAVKRKRKEAGIDLEEEDADDDPRDRGPPPGMR, via the coding sequence ATGTCCCGCCGCTACCTCGCTCTGCTCGGCGTCGTCGCGCTCCTCGCGCTGTCGGGGTGTACCGGCCTGTTCGGTCCGCAGGAGGCCGACCCTGGTCGTCTCAACGAAAACGCCAGTTACGACTGGGACAGCGACGCCGACGCGTCTATCGTCCTCGACCGCTCCTCGTACCGCGCCGTCTACGACATCCGGAACAACTCGACCTTCGTGGTGTACGACCGCGACGGCCTCGGCCGCGAGCAGAACGTCCCGATCCGCGCGCTCCGGTTCCGGTACGAGAACGGGACGGTCATCAGCGCCGCCAACTCCTCGCTGACGGCGACGCAGGGCGGCAGTCAGACGACCATCGTGTTCCCCGACAACGTCACCGGACAGGTGGCTTACAGCGCGCCCCGCAACGGGAAGTCCTACGCGACGCCCGCCCATCTCGGTGACGCCACCTACACCGTCACGCTTCCGCCCGGCGCTCGCGTCGGTATCCCCCTGCTCTCGCAGGTGAGTCCCGGGAGCTACGAGACTAGCGTCGACGACTCGACGAACCGCATGACCGTCCGGTGGAGCGAACCGGTGACCGCCCGGCAGATACAGGTCCGCTACTACCTCGAACGCGACCTGCTCATCTTCGGCGGTCTCGTCCTCGTCGCCGTCCTCGTCGGCGGGGGCGGGTCGCTGTACTACTACCGCCAACTGCAGGCGGTCAAGCGCAAGCGCAAGGAAGCGGGCATCGACTTGGAGGAGGAGGACGCCGACGACGACCCCAGAGACCGCGGCCCGCCGCCGGGGATGCGCTGA
- a CDS encoding DUF2110 family protein: protein MVVLGSKVYVTGDARDRALDGLRSLVANELGELDVEFDVGHREDDFPAVTVDGPDATVARNLLREEFGEMVTTHEDGETYVGTLDSWDDDGFVLDVGFGQTVRVPASGLNLGQGSPAQIRKRFGLVQHLPLRFVAGDEPRLADEEVDRLYEWSRGNGRVNANSVTRSNARATVNRAGHAQDIVTVERLGLLEQSIVCNPDTDAPGLLADIGKYMASELLAVVP from the coding sequence ATGGTCGTTCTCGGTTCCAAGGTTTACGTCACGGGCGACGCCCGTGACCGCGCCTTAGACGGCCTGCGGTCGCTCGTTGCGAACGAACTCGGCGAACTCGACGTGGAGTTCGACGTCGGCCACCGCGAAGACGACTTCCCGGCGGTCACCGTCGACGGCCCGGACGCCACCGTCGCGCGTAACCTCCTGCGCGAGGAGTTCGGCGAGATGGTGACGACCCACGAGGACGGCGAGACGTACGTCGGCACGCTCGATAGCTGGGACGACGACGGATTCGTCCTCGACGTTGGCTTCGGACAGACCGTACGAGTCCCCGCATCCGGCCTCAATCTCGGGCAGGGGTCGCCCGCCCAGATTCGCAAGCGATTCGGCCTCGTCCAGCACCTCCCCCTGCGTTTCGTCGCCGGTGACGAACCGCGACTCGCCGACGAGGAGGTCGACCGCCTGTACGAGTGGTCCCGTGGCAACGGCCGCGTCAACGCCAACAGCGTCACGCGCTCGAACGCCCGCGCGACGGTCAACCGCGCCGGGCACGCACAGGACATCGTCACCGTCGAGCGACTCGGCCTCCTCGAACAGAGTATCGTTTGCAACCCAGACACCGACGCTCCGGGTCTGCTGGCTGACATCGGGAAATACATGGCCTCGGAGTTGCTCGCCGTCGTCCCCTGA
- the tfe gene encoding transcription factor E, with the protein MAFEDLLEDPVIQKYLHELVGPKGMPVAAAPPDGEVTDEELAEELGLELNDVRRALFILYENDLASYRRLRDEDSGWLTYLWTFEYEEIPEQLESEMYRLLEGLEERREYEMDNEFYLCEHCGIRFEFGEAMEFGFECPQCGNQVEAMENTRLVTAMEERLAELRDELNVDTNAEA; encoded by the coding sequence ATGGCTTTTGAGGACCTCTTGGAGGACCCCGTGATACAGAAGTACCTCCACGAACTGGTCGGACCGAAAGGGATGCCGGTCGCCGCCGCGCCGCCGGACGGCGAAGTGACCGACGAAGAGTTGGCGGAGGAACTCGGCCTCGAACTCAACGACGTTCGTCGCGCACTCTTTATTCTCTACGAGAACGACCTCGCGTCGTACCGCCGCCTCCGCGACGAGGACTCCGGGTGGCTCACGTACCTCTGGACCTTCGAGTACGAGGAGATTCCCGAGCAACTGGAATCGGAGATGTACCGCCTCCTCGAAGGACTCGAAGAGCGCCGCGAGTACGAGATGGACAACGAGTTCTACCTCTGTGAGCACTGCGGCATCCGATTCGAGTTCGGCGAGGCAATGGAGTTCGGGTTCGAGTGCCCCCAGTGCGGGAATCAGGTCGAGGCGATGGAGAACACACGCCTCGTCACCGCCATGGAGGAGCGACTCGCGGAACTCCGTGACGAACTGAACGTCGACACCAACGCCGAGGCCTGA
- a CDS encoding tRNA (cytidine(56)-2'-O)-methyltransferase: MQGDNHVTVLRLGHRPGRDERMTTHVGLTARALGADRVVMAGSASSRTDTVVDITDRFGGPFEVESTEEPKRLIRDFEGTVVHLTMYGEQIQDVEADIRAAHAEGPLLVVVGAEKVPFEVYERADYNVGVTSQPHSEVASLAVFLDRLYEGRELDREWEDPDRVVVPMETGKKVVDPNDREE, from the coding sequence ATGCAAGGAGACAACCACGTGACCGTCCTCAGATTGGGGCACCGCCCGGGCCGCGACGAGCGAATGACCACCCACGTCGGCCTGACCGCCCGCGCCCTCGGGGCCGACCGAGTCGTGATGGCGGGGTCGGCCAGCAGTCGGACCGACACCGTCGTCGACATCACCGACCGCTTCGGCGGGCCGTTCGAGGTGGAGTCGACCGAGGAACCGAAGCGCCTCATCCGCGACTTTGAGGGGACCGTCGTCCACCTGACGATGTACGGCGAGCAGATACAGGACGTGGAGGCGGACATCCGGGCGGCCCACGCCGAGGGGCCGCTGCTCGTCGTCGTCGGCGCGGAGAAAGTCCCGTTCGAGGTGTACGAGCGTGCGGACTACAACGTCGGCGTAACGAGCCAACCCCACTCGGAGGTGGCGTCGTTGGCCGTCTTCTTGGACCGCCTCTACGAGGGGCGAGAACTCGACCGGGAATGGGAGGACCCGGACCGCGTCGTCGTGCCGATGGAGACGGGAAAGAAAGTCGTCGACCCGAACGACCGAGAGGAGTAG
- a CDS encoding NAD-dependent epimerase/dehydratase family protein → MNLHGKRIVVTGGAGFIGTHLVDRLVADNDILVVDDCSNGNAEWVHDDAAFVEGDLTDESVVADVVTEDVDLVVHLAASKLVDTDTPRKQFSDNSAITYNLLERMDEVGVENLVFTSSSTVYGEAPRPTPEDYAPLEPISVYGATKLAEESLVSTYAHSHDLQSWVFRFANIVGPRLRGAVIPDFVEKLRENPESLTILGDGRQQKSYMHVSECVDAMVYAVENADADHNVFNLGTRTTTSVDRIADIVADEMGIDPEYEYTGGDRGWTGDVPRMRLSIDKLAAVGWEPDQSSDDAVRQSARELIDEL, encoded by the coding sequence ATGAACCTCCACGGGAAGCGAATCGTCGTCACCGGCGGTGCGGGCTTCATCGGCACGCACCTCGTCGACAGACTGGTCGCGGACAACGACATCCTCGTCGTCGACGACTGCTCGAACGGGAACGCCGAATGGGTCCACGACGATGCGGCCTTCGTCGAGGGCGACCTGACCGACGAGTCGGTGGTCGCCGACGTAGTCACCGAGGACGTGGACCTCGTCGTCCACCTCGCCGCGTCGAAACTCGTCGACACCGACACGCCGCGGAAACAGTTCTCGGACAACAGCGCCATCACGTACAACCTCCTCGAACGAATGGACGAAGTCGGCGTCGAAAATCTCGTGTTTACGTCGTCGTCCACCGTGTACGGCGAGGCCCCCCGGCCGACGCCGGAAGACTACGCGCCGCTAGAACCCATCAGCGTCTACGGTGCGACCAAACTCGCCGAAGAGTCGCTCGTCTCGACGTACGCCCACAGCCACGACTTGCAGTCGTGGGTGTTCCGCTTCGCCAACATCGTCGGCCCGCGACTCCGCGGCGCGGTCATCCCCGACTTCGTCGAGAAACTGCGCGAGAACCCGGAGTCGCTGACGATTCTCGGCGACGGCCGCCAGCAGAAGTCCTACATGCACGTCTCGGAGTGCGTCGACGCGATGGTCTACGCCGTCGAGAACGCTGACGCCGACCACAACGTGTTCAACCTCGGGACGCGGACCACCACCTCCGTCGACCGCATCGCCGACATCGTCGCCGACGAGATGGGCATCGACCCCGAGTACGAGTACACCGGCGGGGACCGGGGCTGGACCGGCGACGTGCCGCGGATGCGCCTCTCCATCGACAAACTCGCCGCCGTCGGGTGGGAACCCGACCAGTCGAGCGACGACGCCGTGCGCCAGTCTGCCCGCGAACTTATCGACGAACTCTGA
- a CDS encoding YbhB/YbcL family Raf kinase inhibitor-like protein — MADLELTSPAFDDGERIPHEHGYQAGNTSPPLRIRNVPEATKSLVLVVDDPDAEKPAGKIWDHWVVWNIDPETAEIPAGTVPEGATEGHNDFGEVGWGGPNPPDREHTYRFLLYALDERLDLPRGASKEDVYDAASGHMVGKAELTGTYPRN; from the coding sequence ATGGCCGACCTCGAACTCACCAGTCCAGCGTTCGACGACGGCGAGCGTATCCCCCACGAACACGGCTATCAGGCGGGGAACACGAGTCCGCCGCTCCGGATTCGGAACGTTCCCGAGGCCACAAAGTCGCTAGTCCTCGTCGTGGACGACCCGGACGCCGAGAAGCCAGCCGGGAAAATCTGGGACCACTGGGTCGTCTGGAACATCGACCCCGAGACGGCGGAGATTCCGGCGGGGACTGTTCCGGAAGGGGCGACGGAGGGACACAACGACTTCGGCGAAGTCGGGTGGGGCGGCCCGAACCCACCGGACCGCGAACACACTTATCGGTTCCTGCTGTACGCGCTGGACGAGCGGTTGGACCTGCCGCGCGGTGCGAGCAAGGAGGACGTGTACGACGCCGCGAGCGGGCACATGGTCGGGAAGGCGGAACTGACCGGGACCTATCCCCGGAACTGA
- a CDS encoding DUF2797 domain-containing protein has product MQVVGYRARVESNAALLLADEGAVSVERLDPGTDLSYTLGERHCAGAVDGEDHFACANDPAPYCPEHTSRWPCARCTGDCDKPLDSCDEEHAIYLAAFAPDTVKVGVTRSWRLETRLREQGADRAAHIRTVADGRIARQIEADIAAHLRDRVRVPRKISGFADAVDDSTWSALLDEYDPLSTFDFDYGFELASRPMAETLATGTVRGTKGRVAVLDNNGSTYAVDLRNLVGYELTDGGTDRQLQSSLGAF; this is encoded by the coding sequence GTGCAGGTCGTCGGGTACCGCGCTCGCGTCGAATCGAACGCCGCCCTCCTCCTCGCGGACGAGGGAGCGGTCAGCGTCGAGCGACTGGACCCGGGGACCGACCTCTCCTACACGCTGGGCGAGCGACACTGCGCGGGGGCCGTCGACGGCGAGGACCACTTCGCCTGCGCGAACGACCCCGCGCCGTACTGCCCAGAACACACGAGTCGTTGGCCGTGTGCCCGCTGTACGGGCGACTGCGACAAGCCGTTAGACTCCTGCGACGAGGAACACGCCATCTACCTCGCGGCGTTCGCACCCGACACCGTGAAAGTCGGCGTCACCCGGTCGTGGCGCTTGGAGACGCGACTCAGAGAGCAGGGCGCAGACCGCGCGGCCCACATCCGAACCGTCGCCGACGGTCGCATCGCGCGGCAAATCGAGGCCGACATCGCCGCCCACCTCCGGGACAGAGTTCGAGTCCCGAGGAAGATTTCGGGGTTCGCCGACGCGGTAGACGACTCGACGTGGTCGGCGCTCCTCGACGAGTACGACCCGCTTTCGACGTTCGACTTCGACTACGGATTCGAGTTGGCGAGTCGACCGATGGCCGAAACGCTCGCGACGGGAACCGTGCGCGGTACGAAAGGACGCGTCGCCGTCCTCGACAATAACGGCAGTACCTACGCCGTGGACCTCCGGAACCTCGTCGGCTACGAACTTACCGACGGGGGCACCGACCGGCAGTTACAGTCCAGTCTCGGCGCGTTCTGA
- a CDS encoding DUF7490 domain-containing protein encodes MRREALLAVGIAALAVAMVVSATAVPGVLSEPTEDVRPSRLDVRESYVDARNVTGETVTLSLSSRLQHRGGTAENVTVVTRAIDADTGLVKTTEQQSLGNVSGDRDVPFTANVTVARDGDYHIETTVYADGRVRTGQRRTVRNVGALTPAYATSTVSFHRFENTNTPLRAISYRIVAVEDNETTLNVTAYLTNSGDDPAGGLALRMRARQAESNVIADESTLRIGQIRPGRTQTVNTQLTVPDDYNYWLDGILQSDGVIVATESAPANLDPQETLTENETTRDVGFQSGDFEEATEAPMEEPTEEPTTVEGSGPGFTALAALAALLLAVGGLARRKL; translated from the coding sequence GTGCGACGCGAAGCCCTCCTCGCTGTCGGCATCGCCGCCCTCGCCGTGGCGATGGTCGTCAGCGCCACAGCGGTCCCCGGAGTCCTCTCGGAACCGACTGAGGACGTTCGTCCGAGTCGGTTGGACGTCCGAGAGTCCTACGTCGACGCCCGCAACGTCACCGGCGAGACGGTGACGCTCTCGCTGTCATCCCGCCTCCAACACCGCGGCGGGACGGCCGAGAACGTCACGGTGGTGACGCGGGCAATCGACGCCGACACCGGTCTCGTAAAGACGACAGAACAACAGTCCCTCGGCAACGTCAGCGGCGACCGAGACGTGCCGTTCACGGCGAACGTCACCGTCGCGCGAGACGGTGACTACCACATCGAGACGACGGTGTACGCCGACGGACGAGTGCGGACCGGGCAGCGCCGGACCGTCCGGAACGTCGGCGCACTCACCCCCGCTTACGCCACCTCGACCGTCTCGTTCCACCGGTTCGAGAACACGAACACGCCTCTGCGGGCCATTTCCTACCGCATCGTCGCCGTCGAGGACAACGAGACGACCCTGAACGTGACGGCCTATCTCACCAACAGCGGTGACGACCCAGCGGGTGGCCTCGCCCTCCGGATGCGTGCCAGACAGGCCGAGTCGAACGTCATCGCCGACGAATCGACGCTCCGCATCGGCCAGATACGGCCCGGCAGGACGCAGACGGTCAACACGCAGTTGACCGTTCCCGACGACTACAACTACTGGCTTGACGGCATCCTCCAGTCCGACGGCGTCATCGTCGCGACGGAGAGCGCCCCGGCCAACCTCGACCCGCAGGAGACCCTGACGGAAAACGAGACGACCCGAGACGTGGGCTTCCAGTCGGGCGACTTCGAGGAAGCCACCGAGGCACCGATGGAGGAACCGACCGAAGAACCGACTACCGTCGAAGGAAGCGGCCCGGGATTCACTGCGCTGGCGGCGCTCGCCGCGCTCCTCCTCGCGGTGGGCGGACTCGCACGGAGGAAGCTATGA
- a CDS encoding helix-turn-helix transcriptional regulator, translated as MSSAASEADLSEDEYAGLELIRESGGIHQSDFWKELDVSSRKGSRIVESLFEKDLIQREETVYEGHNTYYLTPAARDLDFSLLMAGDQLSPFIGDEEVDPHDDTFSQWVMNLAYQN; from the coding sequence ATGAGCTCGGCAGCGTCGGAGGCGGACCTCTCTGAGGACGAGTACGCCGGACTGGAACTCATCCGCGAGTCCGGCGGCATCCATCAGAGCGATTTCTGGAAGGAGTTAGATGTCTCCTCCCGGAAGGGCAGTCGCATCGTCGAGTCCCTGTTCGAGAAGGACCTCATCCAGCGCGAGGAGACGGTCTACGAGGGACACAACACATACTACCTGACGCCAGCCGCCCGCGACCTCGATTTCTCGCTGCTGATGGCGGGCGACCAGCTATCGCCGTTCATCGGCGACGAGGAAGTCGACCCGCACGACGACACCTTCTCGCAGTGGGTCATGAACCTCGCGTACCAGAACTGA
- a CDS encoding NRDE family protein: protein MCTIVLAWQVFDDAPIAFAANRDERVDRPSEPPAVRHWGARVVAPADAEASGTWLGYNEHGVLAAVTNRWVDAELAAERSRGLLVRDCLGHETAEDAARAVEQAAREAEYDGFNLLLVDENAAILLEWDGLLAARNLEPGVHVVVNVGADGDYRIPSHRPDVGERQAENADRLREAMQVEPGEQVDAWLDRAGETIADHDYGVCIHGDGFGTRSSSLVALGERQRYDFAAGPPCTTEYRPVESQI, encoded by the coding sequence GTGTGTACCATCGTCCTCGCGTGGCAGGTGTTCGACGACGCGCCGATAGCGTTCGCCGCGAACCGTGACGAACGGGTCGACCGACCGTCGGAACCCCCGGCGGTGCGCCACTGGGGCGCGCGCGTGGTCGCCCCGGCCGACGCTGAAGCCAGCGGCACGTGGCTGGGCTACAACGAACACGGCGTTCTCGCTGCCGTCACGAACCGCTGGGTCGACGCCGAACTCGCCGCCGAGCGCTCGCGAGGTCTGTTGGTCCGTGACTGCCTCGGTCACGAGACGGCGGAAGACGCGGCCCGCGCCGTCGAGCAGGCGGCCCGGGAGGCCGAGTACGACGGCTTCAACCTCCTCTTGGTCGACGAGAACGCAGCCATCCTCCTGGAGTGGGACGGCCTGCTGGCCGCCCGCAATCTCGAACCCGGCGTCCACGTCGTCGTCAACGTCGGCGCTGACGGCGACTACCGCATCCCGAGCCACCGCCCCGACGTGGGCGAACGGCAGGCCGAAAACGCTGACCGACTGCGCGAGGCGATGCAGGTCGAACCCGGCGAGCAGGTGGACGCGTGGCTGGACCGCGCGGGAGAGACCATCGCCGACCACGACTACGGCGTCTGCATCCACGGCGACGGCTTCGGCACGCGCTCGTCGTCGCTCGTCGCCCTCGGCGAGCGCCAGCGGTACGACTTCGCGGCCGGACCACCCTGCACGACCGAGTACCGCCCGGTCGAAAGTCAGATTTAA
- a CDS encoding class I adenylate-forming enzyme family protein has protein sequence MRESLEWPTRDLLSHRAAATPERTALVDADDGSSLTYREYDAAADEIAAGVRPHLSDDGARVATLVNTRPEVGSLLFGAMRCGATLAPLNVDLEADALARQLAALDADLLVCESDTESLATRIADCSVVSVDDPARDGVASLRPPESPSSVEPVELARDETAVVLFTSGTTSRPKGVRLTVGNLVASATASAFRLGVSPGDRWLVCLPTYHMGGLAPFVRTALYGASVVVQRQFDTAATGGVLADYGVTGVSLVPTMLGRMLDSGWTPDEALRFVLLGGGPASPDLVDRCRERGVPVCPTYGMTEAASQITTARPDTAFEHRGTVGQPLVCTVVTILSEDGPAVAGTRGEIVVDGPTVTPGYLDDARTAEAFGPHGFHTGDVGFRDEDGRLWVVGRVDDRIVTGGENVDAGAVAAAIEGLPGVRDAAVVGLPDEEWGERVAAAVVGDIDPATVRDHCRADLAPYEVPKTVRVVEALPRTASGTVDRNAVRELLAVGGDSAA, from the coding sequence ATGCGTGAGTCTCTGGAGTGGCCCACCCGGGACCTCCTGTCACACCGCGCCGCGGCGACGCCCGAGAGGACTGCGCTCGTCGACGCCGACGACGGGTCTTCACTGACCTACCGCGAGTACGACGCGGCGGCCGACGAGATAGCCGCCGGAGTCCGGCCGCACCTGTCCGACGACGGTGCGCGCGTCGCGACGCTCGTTAACACGCGGCCGGAAGTCGGTAGTCTGCTGTTCGGCGCTATGCGGTGCGGTGCCACGCTGGCCCCGTTGAACGTGGACCTCGAGGCGGACGCGCTCGCCCGGCAACTCGCGGCGCTCGACGCGGACCTCCTCGTCTGTGAATCTGACACCGAGTCGCTGGCAACCCGCATCGCCGACTGTTCTGTCGTGTCCGTCGACGACCCGGCGAGGGACGGGGTGGCATCGCTGAGGCCTCCCGAATCGCCGTCGTCGGTCGAACCGGTCGAACTAGCGCGCGACGAGACGGCCGTCGTCCTGTTCACGTCGGGGACGACGAGCCGTCCGAAGGGCGTCCGCCTGACCGTCGGCAACCTCGTCGCCAGCGCGACGGCGTCCGCGTTCAGGCTGGGCGTCTCGCCGGGCGACCGCTGGCTCGTCTGTCTGCCGACGTACCACATGGGCGGCCTGGCGCCGTTCGTTCGGACCGCGCTCTACGGAGCCAGCGTCGTCGTCCAGCGGCAGTTCGACACCGCCGCGACGGGCGGGGTGCTGGCCGATTACGGCGTGACCGGCGTCTCGCTCGTGCCGACGATGCTCGGCCGGATGCTCGATTCGGGGTGGACCCCCGACGAGGCGCTCCGGTTCGTGCTGTTGGGCGGCGGCCCCGCCAGTCCGGACCTCGTCGACCGCTGCCGCGAGCGCGGCGTCCCAGTCTGTCCGACCTACGGCATGACCGAAGCGGCCTCGCAGATTACGACGGCGCGGCCCGACACGGCGTTCGAACACCGCGGGACCGTCGGTCAACCGCTCGTCTGTACGGTCGTGACTATCCTCTCCGAGGACGGCCCCGCAGTCGCGGGAACGCGGGGCGAAATCGTCGTCGACGGACCGACGGTCACGCCGGGCTACCTCGACGACGCACGCACCGCCGAGGCGTTCGGTCCGCACGGCTTCCACACCGGCGACGTGGGGTTTCGCGACGAGGACGGCCGGTTGTGGGTGGTCGGCCGCGTCGACGACCGCATCGTGACCGGCGGCGAGAACGTCGACGCGGGGGCAGTCGCGGCCGCTATCGAGGGACTTCCCGGGGTAAGGGACGCCGCCGTGGTAGGCCTCCCCGACGAGGAGTGGGGCGAGCGCGTGGCGGCCGCCGTCGTCGGCGATATCGACCCGGCGACAGTCCGAGACCACTGCCGAGCGGACCTCGCGCCCTACGAGGTTCCGAAAACGGTTCGGGTGGTCGAGGCGCTGCCGCGGACGGCGTCGGGGACCGTCGACCGTAACGCGGTCCGTGAGTTGCTGGCCGTAGGTGGCGACAGCGCGGCGTGA
- a CDS encoding mandelate racemase/muconate lactonizing enzyme family protein produces the protein MTIRTTPFSLPLSSPLSTAAGRIEERSGFVVRYDHRGETGLGEATPLPGWTESLDGCEEALARAADAEADGGHTGAMLALDAGEVPAARHGVATALLDADARAEGVPLYQWFDADVHCESVPVNATVGDGDPATTATAVAEAVDAGFECCKLKVGARSVDDDADRLRAVRVRVGDDVTLRADANGAWSREDARDALERFAEFGVEYVEQPLSADDLDGHAALRGGPVDVALDESVAHRRVDSVLAADAADVLILKPMVLGGPGNAHTLAMRAREQGVEPVVTTTIDGVLGRLAALHVAAAIPNVRPCGLATGDRLSTDLAPDPATVAGGRMTVPHSDGLGVDPREVRADA, from the coding sequence ATGACGATACGCACGACGCCGTTCTCGCTCCCGCTGTCGAGTCCGCTGTCGACGGCCGCCGGACGCATCGAGGAGCGCTCCGGGTTCGTCGTTCGCTACGACCACCGCGGCGAGACCGGTCTCGGCGAAGCAACCCCGCTTCCCGGGTGGACCGAATCGCTCGACGGTTGTGAAGAGGCGCTCGCTCGCGCCGCAGACGCCGAAGCCGACGGCGGCCACACCGGGGCGATGCTGGCGCTCGACGCTGGCGAAGTCCCGGCCGCGCGGCACGGCGTGGCGACGGCCCTCCTGGATGCCGACGCCCGCGCCGAGGGTGTCCCGCTGTACCAGTGGTTCGACGCCGACGTACACTGCGAGTCGGTCCCAGTCAACGCCACCGTCGGCGACGGCGACCCGGCGACGACGGCGACAGCGGTCGCCGAAGCCGTCGACGCGGGCTTCGAGTGCTGTAAACTGAAGGTCGGCGCGCGCTCGGTCGACGACGACGCCGACCGCCTCCGCGCGGTGCGAGTGCGCGTCGGCGACGATGTCACGCTCCGTGCGGACGCGAACGGCGCGTGGTCCCGAGAAGACGCGCGCGACGCTCTCGAACGGTTCGCCGAGTTCGGCGTGGAGTACGTCGAGCAACCCCTCTCGGCCGACGACCTCGACGGCCACGCCGCTCTCCGCGGCGGCCCGGTCGACGTGGCACTCGACGAGTCAGTGGCCCACCGCCGCGTCGATTCCGTCCTCGCCGCGGACGCCGCCGACGTGCTGATACTGAAGCCGATGGTCCTCGGCGGTCCCGGTAACGCTCACACGCTGGCGATGCGCGCTCGCGAGCAGGGGGTCGAACCGGTCGTGACGACGACCATCGACGGCGTCCTCGGTCGACTCGCCGCGCTCCACGTCGCCGCGGCGATACCGAACGTTCGCCCCTGCGGCCTCGCCACGGGCGACCGACTGTCGACCGACCTCGCGCCGGACCCGGCGACAGTAGCGGGTGGGCGAATGACAGTTCCGCACTCGGACGGCCTCGGCGTGGACCCTCGGGAGGTGAGGGCAGATGCGTGA